CTCCCACTACCCCCTCGCCCCGTCTCCCTCTACCCCTCCCCGCCCCGTCTCCCATTACCCCCCCATGCCCCGTCTCCTACTACCCCCCCACTACCCGCCCCCACTTCCCCTGCCCCCACTACCCCCTGCCCCCACTACCCCCTCCCCACTACCCCTGCCCCCCACGCCCAGTCTCCCATCCCCTGTCTCCCCGCCCCCTCCACACCCTGTCTCCCCGCCCCCTCCACACCCTGTCTCCCTGCCCCCACTCCCTGTCTCCCCGCCCCCACGCCCTGTCTCCCGTTccgccctccccaccaccaccgcccggtctcgtccccctctctccccccgtaTGACAGTGCCATGTAGGAACAAGAGACAGATGCCCTGATACGTCACTTTCTTGGTTTTTCAGTTTTTTGAAGACCCATTAAAGGCTGGCGACCCTAGTGTTTGCGTAAAGCAAGACCCCGAACTGAAACACCATGCTGCTGGATCTGAGCATAATGTAAGTTTTCACACAAACACTGTATTGTGCAGGAAGTGTAGTAAGAAACTCTTGTTAGATGTGTTATTTGTAGGGTATTACCAATAGTATTTTAACAGCACTTGTAACAAGCATATCTTTATGAACCATACTGttgcattaattttttattatgattCTATGTAATGAATGCCTTAAGTACATATTTGGTGTAAACGGAGCAAGGAAGACTTCCTCTTGGAAGTAATTGTTAATCTTGTTACACCTCTGTGTCAGTGCTGTAACATATGTGGAACTATGACATGTGATGGGTGTATATTCTAGAGTTCCCAGTCACTATTCACTGTAGTATTTACATCATTACGGAAATCGTGCTGTGGAATTCCTTATGATTTTCCTCCAGTACACATGACAAATTTGCATTGTTCCCTAAAGAGCAGGCACTGAAAATACATGGTGATATGCCAAGAAGCTgtgtaaataacattaaatttagGTAATTTTGATGATAATGTGGAATGCTACATTCATTTGATTAGTGACCAAAAATTCCTCTTGTTTATGGGTTTACTGTTGGAAGATTATTAGCATCTATATATTATCTgagtttaattttgaaatgttgccaCACATGTATATCAAATATGTATATGGGAGTACAACCATCCGATAGAGTAGGCCATAGTGCCTCCGAAATCAGAGTGGATTATGTGACAGgaatagaaagtgaaagtatgcCAAATAAGTACTGCACAATGGCTGATAGCAAAATCAGGGGCAATAGAACTGATTTGAATGCATTCTGACACACTCTCTTCCCAATTGATAAGAATCTCTTCAAAGTTGGATGATACTAATGAGAAAAGAATATTGAGAGCTGTCATATACACACAGAAGATAGCAAGCAGTTATaattcacagattgtgttcttctttcagtctgttGAAGATCCATTGGGAATATCTTTGTCCACTGATTTTATTAAGGAGGATCCTGAATTAAATATAACTGAGAATACTGTAAGTATTTACATCTCTGATGTATTTGCATGTATTCAAGTCTTTTGTTAAGTGTGTAGAGTAAAAGATGCATTGCAGTGGAATTGTCACAGATTGTCAGTTTTCTGGAATTTGTTGCTGTTCGTAATTTTAGAGTATTCTTGTACTCCTGCACTTGACTTTCATATCACCTCTTACATTCTGACTGTTTTAAATAGTAGTGGAAGGGGACTAGTGGCTGGTATAATCCTGTTCTCAGTAGCCCTTGTTGTTATCAACTACATTGTGTAATGGTTGTTTGTGATGGTCGCGAAATTCACATTTAGATGAAGTGTAAGTTCTAATAGTGTAGATAATTTGAGAAATATTCCTACTTTCAACAACTTCTGATAAATAGAATTCAAAAGAACACTGGCTGTTCTTATCTTTTGTGTGAATCATAGATATTCTTGAGTTTGCCCTAAAAATTTTTTGGGATTTGAAAAACAGAGATGAAATTTGTGGGTTCTAGATCAGCCCCGATATGTTGGCCACAACCTGTACATATTGTGGCAGCTTCTGTGGTACCTGTtgtattacttataaaattttcattaatagaAAAACTCTTATAGCTTTTAGTGAATGATTGTACATAGCTGAATCCATGTATGGCCTCACCATGCGAGTCCTGGCAGATCTGAAGAAGaaagattatttttttaaatatgctttATGACCTTGCTAAGGGAAGGAGAAGCTCACATTGATAAACATGTCACAAGAATGAAATTAGACAAATATTGTGGAACATTCAACACACATTTGCGAAGGTTAGGTACTGGCTCACTCTTGATCTGATTGTTCATAAACAAACTTTCTAAAGTTTTAAAGGATTTTTCAGGCTCTAAAATCTTAGCTTCTTCAGACACTGGAATGTGTGGTGATTATACAAGCATACAGGTCTAGGATCCAAACTATCATGCTAGGGACAGCTCAGAGAGTATATAAAGTAGCTGATTCACAGCTAACAGGCCAAGACTTAAATGTCACAGGGACTCATGTTATgccattttaaacaaatgaaaGGGATGCATTGGCATCACAAGTAGACAGGACAGTAAGTGAAACAGTAGTAGTGTTGTTCCACAAGAAGGGTTTTACAGAATTGAGAATGCTGCACATAGTAGTCAGGGATCTGCATATGAGGAGTTTGGTTAAAACAGTGATCTGTAGGGTGTCCTAGGGCATAGCTGTAGTTGTCAAAGTGGCTGGATTGTAGTTGGTGACCACTTACCATGAAAATACAAAAGGCCATACTGGCCTTCATATGCAGCTCAAGAGATCACAGGTCAAACAAGATGTCTCCATGGCACCAGGGCCAGAGGTTCAGGGATAGTGTCCACTGCATGGAGTGCTGCTCCCATAGCAAGTGTGAAGAACAGTGTGTTGCTGATTGTGTGGTCTGGAATACCATGCCATGTGGTTGGCACTGAAATCACTGATGTTGTACCCCACTTGTTACTTTGAAAATTCCCCCTGCAGGTTTGGGGGTTAGAaaaggcccgcggtattcctgcctattgtaagaggcgactaaaaggagtctcatctgtttcggcctttaatatgatggtcccctaaggggtttgaccacttcctttccaaatttttccgttactgcataccatttggggaaggacgccttacgtggtgcgtCTTCAATCCAttttgccctaagatctggcacacccgataTTGTGATGGAGTTGGATTTCAAttgagcttccggccacatccgcTGGAGTGTTCCGgatagcatacattccctccattgtgcacttccatctttgccctcgtgatgtacatggatattttgacacccgacatccagcacggtagccagtccgttgtggtggggtcgtcatgtaccctcttggtggtagccccctgactacacagggatcgcactgctgatgcctgagctgctacctccccacgtatgccgaggagttgatgcctatccctctggggcatcgggactcccggcaaaggccgtcctgccaggtggtctctgttgtggctgggtggcgcccatggagagagcccctggttggagtgggtggcatcagggcggatgacccacaatgaagcgtggtacatcatctctcgctggtgggcctccaccagcagtctctaagcgatcgaggtctaaccttaACAGCAAGGAATACGaaccaagatcatttccctccctggccactccatgggaggaacgtatggctaaagaaggcagtggagaatattcagcccggtacctcgtgtgttcgcgagttgatggggaatcgtttatgtcaaccaagccccagatttttgtggagcatttagaggacaagttcggggaggtggagggcttgtccaaaatgcgctctggttcagtactcatcaaaacagcatcctctgcccagtaatGGAGGTTGTTCAAtcgtgacaagttgggggatgtttctgttagcatcacgccgcataagagtctcaacatggtccagggtattatattcca
This DNA window, taken from Schistocerca serialis cubense isolate TAMUIC-IGC-003099 chromosome 11, iqSchSeri2.2, whole genome shotgun sequence, encodes the following:
- the LOC126427348 gene encoding uncharacterized protein LOC126427348 isoform X6, with amino-acid sequence MDQEPTKWIKKDETDEVQTELHFIGQDYPCSMNVKEELEEGVNKEFFEDPLKAGDPSVCVKQDPELKHHAAGSEHNSVEDPLGISLSTDFIKEDPELNITENTIYSDYWWEVQHIM